The Streptomyces armeniacus genomic interval GCCAGGCTTCAAGACCGGTGCGGAAGTCCGTATCCAGCGCGGCCCGCACCGCGAGTGCGATGCTCAGCGCCTGCGCTTGCCGCTGGTCGGCCGGATCCTCTTCCAGCCGCGCCAGCTCCGCCTCCCCGGAACTGACCGCCGGTGCCTCTTCACCGGCGTCGCGGCGGAACGGGCGCCGCACCAGAGCCGTTAACCCCGCCCAGGCCTGCCGCCCGAGCTCCCCGCCGGCCCCGCCGGCCAGCGCCGCCAGCAGCCCTACCGATACCGGGTCCACTCCGCACCACCTTCACCTTCCGTAATGGGACTGTCACCAAGGATGGACGAGCGGGAAGGGAGCGGTAGTTCCCGCTCCAGCAGCGTCCAGACCCTGATCGGGTCCTCCGGCTCCCACTCCTGGCGCACCCCACGCGCCCCCGGCCCGCGAACGAGGTGCAGGCTTCGTGAACCGGTACGGGGCCGGCGGCCGATGAGGGGGTGTGGACGACTTGAGCCGGGGAGGGCCCGGGAGACGTGGCGACGGCGAGCTGGTGCGGGACGCCGTCGACGGGGACCGGCGCGCGTTCGAGGAGCTGTACCGGCGGTACGCGCCGTGGCTGGTGACGCGGCTGCGTGCGCGGTGTGCCGACCGGGCGCTCGTCGACGACGTGGTGCAGGAGACGTTCCTCGCCGTGTGGCACGGCAAGGCGCGCTACCGCCGTGACGGTGACGTGGCCGGGTGGCTGTGGCGGATCGGGTCGCGGCGGCTGGTGGACGCGTTGCGGGGGGACGGGGCGCGGGGGCGCGTACGGCAGGCGCTGGGGCGGTTGCGGCACCGCGACGAGGTGTCCGCGGAGGAGCGGGTGCTGGCGCGGGTCGAGCACGGCGATCTGGCCGGTTCGCTGGAGCGGCTGTCGCCCGAGCTGCGGGCGGTGCTGCAGGCGACCGTCATCGACGGCCTGACCACCCGCGAGGCCGCCGTCCTGCTCGGCATCCCGCCGGGCACCGTCAAGACGCGGGCCATGCGGGCCCGTAAGCAACTGCGGCAGGAGCTCGCATGACGTGGCACGTGCCCGAGAACGATCTGCGGGCGTACGCGGACGGGGAGTTGGCGCCGCCGCGGCTGTGGTCCGCCGACACGCATCTGCAGGGGTGCGGAGACTGCCGTACGGCGCTCGGCGCGTACGTGGACCCGGCCGGGCTGGACGCCGGCTGGGCGCGGCTGGACGCGGAGCTGGACGCGCCGCGGCCGGCGCGTTCCGAGGCGCTGCTCGTACGGGCCGGGGTGCCGGACCACACGGCGCGGCTGCTGGCCGCGACGCCGCTGCTGCGCCGCTCGTGGCTGCTGTCGGTGCTGGTGATCCTGGCGCTCGGGGTGGTGGTGGGCCGTACGGCGACGCCGCTGCTGCTGCTCGCGACGGCGCCGCTGCTGCCGCTGACGGGGATGGTCCTGTCGTTCGGGCCGGGGCTGGACCCGATGTACGAGGTGTCGGTGGCGGCGCCGATGCACACGTTCCGGCTGGTGCTCGTACGGGGTGCGGCGGTGCTGGCGACGACGGTGCCGGCGGCGGTGCTGGCGAGCCTGGGGATGCCGTCGTTCGCCGTGGTGACGGCGGGCTGGCTGCTGCCCGCGCTGGGGCTGACGGCGCTGGGGCTGGCGCTGATGCCGCGGCTGGGGCCGGTGGCGGCGCCCGCGCTGGCGGGCGGCGGCTGGGTGGCGGTGCTGCTGCTGAGCCGGCTGGTGGCCCAGGGCGCGCCGTTCCCGTTCACCGCCGCCGGCCAACTGGCCACCGGGGCCGCGGCGCTGGGCGCGACCGCCGCGCTGGTGGCCGTACGGGACCGCTTCGACAGCGCCCGGCACCTTGACCCGTCCTTCCGATTCGCAGCCAGGAGGCTGTCATGAACGCTGCTGCACCGACGACGGTTTCGGCTTCCGGACTGTCTCTCAGTTACCGGGGGACGCGCGCCCTGGACGACGTGTCCCTGCGGCTGTCCCACGGCGTGACGGGGCTGCTCGGCCCGAACGGCGCGGGCAAGACCACTCTGCTGCGCATCCTGGCCACCGCGACCCCGCCGGACCGGGGCGCGCTGAGCATCCTGGGGCACGACCCGGGAACGGTGCGCGGTCGTGCGCAGGCCCGCCGCACGCTCGGCTACCTGCCGCAGAACCCCGGTTTCCACCCGGGCTTCACGGCCTTCGAGTTCGTCGACTACGTGGCGATCC includes:
- a CDS encoding RNA polymerase sigma factor, translated to MSRGGPGRRGDGELVRDAVDGDRRAFEELYRRYAPWLVTRLRARCADRALVDDVVQETFLAVWHGKARYRRDGDVAGWLWRIGSRRLVDALRGDGARGRVRQALGRLRHRDEVSAEERVLARVEHGDLAGSLERLSPELRAVLQATVIDGLTTREAAVLLGIPPGTVKTRAMRARKQLRQELA
- a CDS encoding zf-HC2 domain-containing protein, yielding MTWHVPENDLRAYADGELAPPRLWSADTHLQGCGDCRTALGAYVDPAGLDAGWARLDAELDAPRPARSEALLVRAGVPDHTARLLAATPLLRRSWLLSVLVILALGVVVGRTATPLLLLATAPLLPLTGMVLSFGPGLDPMYEVSVAAPMHTFRLVLVRGAAVLATTVPAAVLASLGMPSFAVVTAGWLLPALGLTALGLALMPRLGPVAAPALAGGGWVAVLLLSRLVAQGAPFPFTAAGQLATGAAALGATAALVAVRDRFDSARHLDPSFRFAARRLS